From Saccharothrix espanaensis DSM 44229, the proteins below share one genomic window:
- a CDS encoding glycosyl hydrolase family 18 protein, with amino-acid sequence MSKIRWHLTALFVAVATMVLGLVLVPPASGAGGLSATFTKGSDWGSGYEGKYTVRNASSAGISSWTVEFDLPTGQKVGSLWDASYTTSGQHVTVKNTWNGNVGVGGSVSFGFNIVYSGTFSGPANCKLNGASCDAGGGTTTTTTTTTTTTTTTTSPTTSTSTSTTTTTPTTTTTTTPPPGYKNLGYFVQWGVYGRNYHVKNIHTSGSAAKLTHINYAFGNVTGGKCTANDDTYADYDKFYGADTSVDGTSDSWDAGALRGNFNQLRKLKKMYPHIKILWSFGGWTWSGGFGQASQNPAAFAESCYKLVEDPRWADVFDGIDIDWEYPNACGLTCDSSGFAALKNVSQALRSRFGANNLVTAAITADASNGGKLDLADYGGSAQYLDWYNVMTYDFFGAWDAKGPTRPHSPLTAVDPPKEGFDTAAAIKKLKDKGVPASKLLLGIGFYGRGWTGVTQAAPGGTATDGAPGTYEKGIEDYKVLKTRCPSTGTVAGTAYAFCGNQWWSYDTPATINSKMQWTKSQNLGGAFFWSLDGDTSNGELATAIGNGLK; translated from the coding sequence ATGTCCAAGATCCGCTGGCATCTCACAGCGCTGTTCGTGGCTGTCGCCACGATGGTCCTCGGTCTGGTCCTGGTTCCCCCCGCGAGCGGCGCGGGCGGCCTGTCCGCCACCTTCACGAAGGGCTCGGACTGGGGCTCCGGCTACGAGGGCAAGTACACCGTCCGCAACGCGAGCTCGGCGGGCATCTCCAGCTGGACCGTCGAGTTCGACCTGCCGACCGGGCAGAAGGTCGGCTCCCTGTGGGACGCCAGCTACACCACGAGCGGCCAGCACGTGACGGTCAAGAACACGTGGAACGGCAACGTCGGTGTCGGCGGCTCGGTGAGCTTCGGCTTCAACATCGTCTACTCGGGCACGTTCTCCGGCCCGGCGAACTGCAAGCTCAACGGCGCGTCCTGTGACGCCGGCGGTGGTACGACGACCACGACGACGACCACCACCACGACCACGACGACCACCACGAGCCCGACCACGTCGACGTCGACCTCCACGACGACGACCACGCCCACCACGACGACCACCACGACCCCGCCGCCCGGGTACAAGAACCTGGGCTACTTCGTGCAGTGGGGCGTCTACGGGCGCAACTACCACGTCAAGAACATCCACACCTCCGGCTCGGCCGCGAAGCTGACGCACATCAACTACGCGTTCGGCAACGTGACCGGCGGCAAGTGCACCGCGAACGACGACACCTACGCGGACTACGACAAGTTCTACGGCGCGGACACCAGCGTCGACGGCACGTCGGACTCGTGGGACGCGGGCGCGCTGCGCGGTAACTTCAACCAGCTCCGCAAGCTGAAGAAGATGTACCCGCACATCAAGATCCTGTGGTCGTTCGGCGGCTGGACCTGGTCCGGCGGCTTCGGCCAGGCCTCGCAGAACCCGGCCGCGTTCGCCGAGTCCTGCTACAAGCTGGTCGAGGACCCGCGCTGGGCGGACGTGTTCGACGGCATCGACATCGACTGGGAGTACCCGAACGCCTGTGGCCTGACCTGTGACAGCAGCGGCTTCGCGGCCCTCAAGAACGTGTCCCAGGCCCTGCGCAGCCGCTTCGGTGCCAACAACCTGGTGACCGCGGCCATCACGGCCGACGCCAGCAACGGCGGCAAGCTCGACCTCGCCGACTACGGCGGCTCGGCGCAGTACCTCGACTGGTACAACGTCATGACCTACGACTTCTTCGGTGCGTGGGACGCCAAGGGCCCGACCCGGCCGCACTCCCCGCTGACCGCCGTCGACCCGCCCAAGGAGGGCTTCGACACCGCGGCCGCGATCAAGAAGCTGAAGGACAAGGGCGTCCCGGCGTCCAAGCTGCTGCTCGGCATCGGCTTCTACGGCCGCGGCTGGACCGGCGTCACCCAGGCCGCCCCGGGCGGCACGGCGACCGACGGCGCTCCGGGCACGTACGAGAAGGGCATCGAGGACTACAAGGTCCTCAAGACCAGGTGCCCCTCGACCGGCACGGTCGCGGGTACCGCGTACGCGTTCTGCGGGAACCAGTGGTGGAGCTACGACACCCCCGCCACGATCAACTCCAAGATGCAGTGGACGAAGTCGCAGAACCTCGGCGGCGCGTTCTTCTGGTCGCTCGACGGTGACACCAGCAACGGCGAACTGGCCACTGCCATCGGCAACGGCCTGAAGTAG
- a CDS encoding heme-degrading domain-containing protein — MTGAASGAVSLLDELAGQEARLVFRSFTNEDALALGLFLVDAARARDLPIAICVRRGQQRLFHVALAGTSADNDEWLDRKSRVVDRYGRSSFRVGETFRSRGQTFEAHSRLDLDRYAAHGGVFPVLVEGVGMVGTVGVSGLPQADDHAFVVAQLELFLNR, encoded by the coding sequence GTGACTGGTGCCGCGAGTGGCGCGGTGAGCCTGCTGGACGAGCTGGCCGGGCAGGAGGCCCGGCTGGTCTTCCGCTCGTTCACCAACGAGGACGCCCTGGCCCTGGGCCTGTTCCTGGTCGACGCGGCCCGCGCGCGGGACCTGCCGATCGCGATCTGCGTGCGGCGCGGGCAGCAGCGCCTGTTCCACGTCGCGCTGGCCGGCACGTCCGCCGACAACGACGAGTGGCTGGACCGCAAGAGCCGGGTGGTGGACCGCTACGGCCGCAGCTCGTTCCGGGTCGGCGAGACGTTCCGGTCGCGCGGCCAGACGTTCGAGGCCCACTCCCGGCTGGACCTCGACCGCTACGCCGCGCACGGCGGCGTGTTCCCGGTGCTCGTCGAAGGGGTCGGGATGGTCGGCACGGTCGGCGTCTCCGGTCTGCCCCAGGCCGACGACCACGCGTTCGTCGTGGCGCAGCTGGAGCTGTTCCTGAACCGCTGA
- a CDS encoding PepSY-associated TM helix domain-containing protein produces the protein MTESWRGLVLRFHFYAGVLVGPFVLIAALTGVLYAATPQLESWIYSDKLRVPGSEQTVPLSRQVQAAVTAGGGGAPVAVRPAPEPGATTRVLFSSPDLGSSEQRAVFVDPGTGEVVGDLVTYGSSGVLPLRTALDKIHANLLLGEPGRLYSELAASWLWVVALGGVVLWFSRRRAVKPRPATRRHAVIGLWVLVGALFLSATGLTWSTYAGENVADLRKAFGWTTPALDVAGSGDHAGHTAGTPTTGSPSEVDGVLSVARSAGIDAKAVEIGFPKAGGAWKVAEVERGLPTQADAVAVRGGAVVDRVDFADFPLVAKLSRWGVDAHMGVLFGWLNQVLLLLLGLGLAAMVVLGYRIWWLRRPTRGFGRPVPRGQWRKVPRGQLAAVLVLAAGMGWFVPLFGLSLVAFLVVDALVARRRVAEPV, from the coding sequence ATGACAGAGTCCTGGCGCGGCCTCGTGCTGCGCTTCCACTTCTACGCGGGCGTGCTGGTCGGCCCGTTCGTGCTGATCGCCGCCCTGACCGGCGTGCTGTACGCCGCGACACCGCAACTGGAGTCGTGGATCTACTCGGACAAGCTGCGGGTGCCCGGGTCCGAGCAGACCGTGCCGTTGTCGCGGCAGGTCCAGGCCGCCGTCACGGCCGGAGGAGGCGGCGCGCCGGTCGCCGTGCGGCCCGCACCCGAGCCGGGCGCGACCACGCGCGTGCTGTTCTCCTCGCCCGACCTCGGCAGCTCCGAGCAGCGCGCGGTGTTCGTGGACCCCGGGACCGGCGAGGTCGTCGGGGACCTGGTGACGTACGGGTCGAGCGGCGTGCTGCCGTTGCGGACCGCGCTGGACAAGATCCACGCCAACCTGCTGCTGGGCGAGCCCGGCCGGCTCTACAGCGAGCTGGCCGCGTCCTGGCTGTGGGTGGTCGCACTGGGCGGCGTGGTCCTGTGGTTCTCGCGGCGGCGCGCGGTCAAGCCCAGGCCGGCCACCCGGCGGCACGCCGTGATCGGCCTGTGGGTGCTGGTGGGCGCGTTGTTCCTGTCCGCCACCGGGTTGACCTGGTCGACCTACGCCGGGGAGAACGTGGCCGACCTGCGCAAGGCGTTCGGCTGGACCACGCCCGCGTTGGACGTCGCGGGTTCCGGCGACCACGCCGGGCACACCGCCGGCACGCCCACGACTGGTTCACCGTCCGAAGTGGACGGTGTGCTGAGCGTGGCGCGGTCGGCCGGGATCGACGCGAAGGCGGTGGAGATCGGCTTCCCGAAGGCCGGCGGGGCGTGGAAGGTGGCCGAGGTCGAACGCGGGTTGCCCACCCAGGCCGACGCGGTGGCCGTGCGCGGCGGCGCGGTCGTGGACCGGGTCGACTTCGCGGACTTCCCGCTGGTCGCCAAGCTCAGCCGATGGGGCGTCGACGCGCACATGGGCGTGCTGTTCGGGTGGCTCAACCAGGTGCTGTTGCTGCTGCTCGGGCTCGGGTTGGCGGCCATGGTCGTGCTCGGCTACCGGATCTGGTGGCTGCGCCGGCCGACCCGGGGCTTCGGCCGGCCGGTGCCGCGCGGGCAGTGGCGGAAGGTGCCGCGCGGGCAGTTGGCGGCGGTGCTCGTGCTCGCCGCGGGCATGGGCTGGTTCGTGCCGCTGTTCGGGCTGAGCCTGGTCGCCTTCCTCGTGGTGGACGCCCTGGTCGCGCGGCGGCGGGTGGCCGAGCCGGTGTAG
- a CDS encoding PP2C family protein-serine/threonine phosphatase: MYALRHAVGTDPGLRREANEDSVYFSERLYAVADGMGGHAYGEVASSIAVAVLADLDVDTDDPLSALAGAAREIAIRLTDLAEENFDMRGMGTTLTALLWDGERFAVGHIGDSRCYLVRDGELTQLTRDHTMVQALVDDGRMAAEQAAEHPGRSMLMRALQAGSSHDADLFFHEVAAGDRYLICSDGLSDVVGPAEIGALLTAEPDGDLTVRALIDAANAGGGPDNITCVVVDVLPEGNASWLPQWLQG, translated from the coding sequence ATGTATGCGCTCCGCCACGCCGTCGGGACGGACCCCGGCCTGCGCCGTGAGGCGAACGAGGACTCGGTGTACTTCAGCGAGCGCCTGTACGCAGTAGCCGACGGGATGGGTGGTCACGCGTACGGGGAGGTGGCCAGCTCCATCGCGGTGGCGGTGCTCGCCGACCTCGACGTGGACACCGACGACCCGCTGTCGGCGCTGGCCGGCGCGGCCCGGGAGATCGCGATCCGGCTGACCGACCTGGCCGAGGAGAACTTCGACATGCGCGGGATGGGCACCACGCTCACCGCGCTGCTGTGGGACGGCGAGCGGTTCGCGGTCGGGCACATCGGGGACTCCCGGTGCTACCTGGTCCGCGACGGCGAGCTGACCCAGCTCACCCGCGACCACACCATGGTCCAGGCGCTCGTGGACGACGGCCGGATGGCCGCCGAGCAGGCCGCCGAGCACCCCGGCCGGTCGATGCTGATGCGGGCGCTGCAGGCGGGCAGCTCGCACGACGCCGACCTGTTCTTCCACGAGGTCGCCGCCGGCGACCGGTACCTGATCTGCTCGGACGGGCTCTCCGACGTGGTCGGCCCGGCCGAGATCGGCGCGCTGCTCACCGCCGAACCGGACGGCGACCTGACCGTGCGGGCGCTCATCGACGCCGCCAACGCCGGCGGCGGGCCGGACAACATCACCTGCGTGGTCGTGGACGTGCTGCCGGAGGGCAACGCGTCGTGGCTGCCCCAGTGGCTACAGGGCTGA
- a CDS encoding FAD-dependent monooxygenase, whose product MTKVLIIGGGIAGPVTATALREAGIEAVVHEAYAVGADDIGAFLTIMHNGVDALRAIGLDQVVADNSFAADGLNLYDGTGALVAETRWHTDITGPRTLRRSDLYRALHDEAARRGVEIRHGKRLVHAEHTGDGVRATFADGTRAEGDVLVGADGLHSTTRRLLDPAAPEPRYTGLNIFYGYTEGIAPTTEPGRYHMITGGRAFFGHTTAPDGRTWWFARVAGDESHGGTPAEWVEQAAGAFADDDTPAARIVRASGEVRRGNAYDVPSTPVWHDGRLVLVGDAAHAASPAAGQGASMALEDGVVLAMCLRDCSEPRAAFEHYERLRRVRVEALVSMSARVGADRSADSESFYRHHIEWNGSVVNDSAFGHSAFGHSVPARPGSGQAAEDQVRKGQL is encoded by the coding sequence ATGACCAAAGTGCTGATCATCGGTGGTGGCATCGCCGGACCCGTGACCGCGACGGCGTTGCGCGAAGCCGGGATCGAGGCCGTGGTGCACGAGGCATACGCGGTCGGTGCGGACGACATCGGCGCATTCCTGACGATCATGCACAACGGTGTGGACGCGTTACGCGCGATCGGGCTCGACCAGGTCGTGGCCGACAACTCGTTCGCCGCCGACGGCCTGAACCTCTACGACGGGACCGGCGCGCTGGTCGCCGAGACCCGCTGGCACACCGACATCACCGGGCCGCGCACGTTGCGCCGGTCGGACCTGTACCGGGCGCTGCACGACGAGGCCGCGCGCCGGGGCGTGGAAATCCGGCACGGCAAGCGGTTGGTCCACGCGGAGCACACCGGGGACGGGGTGCGGGCGACGTTCGCAGACGGCACCCGGGCCGAGGGGGACGTCCTGGTCGGAGCCGACGGCCTGCACTCGACAACCCGCCGGCTCCTCGACCCGGCCGCGCCGGAACCCCGCTACACGGGCCTGAACATCTTCTACGGCTACACCGAGGGCATCGCGCCGACCACCGAGCCCGGCCGGTACCACATGATCACCGGCGGTCGGGCGTTCTTCGGGCACACCACGGCGCCCGACGGCCGGACCTGGTGGTTCGCCCGCGTGGCCGGTGACGAGTCGCACGGCGGCACGCCGGCGGAGTGGGTCGAGCAGGCCGCCGGGGCGTTCGCCGACGACGACACGCCGGCCGCGCGGATCGTCCGGGCGAGCGGGGAGGTCCGGCGTGGCAACGCCTACGACGTGCCGTCCACGCCGGTGTGGCACGACGGGCGGCTGGTGCTGGTCGGGGACGCGGCGCACGCCGCGTCCCCGGCAGCGGGTCAAGGCGCGTCGATGGCGCTGGAGGACGGCGTTGTCCTGGCGATGTGTCTACGCGACTGCTCCGAGCCGCGTGCGGCGTTCGAGCACTACGAGCGGTTGCGCCGGGTTCGGGTGGAAGCGCTGGTGTCGATGAGCGCGAGAGTGGGCGCGGACCGTTCGGCGGACTCGGAGTCGTTCTACCGACACCACATCGAGTGGAATGGATCGGTGGTCAATGATTCGGCGTTCGGTCATTCGGCGTTCGGTCATTCGGTGCCGGCTCGTCCGGGGTCCGGTCAAGCGGCGGAGGACCAGGTGCGGAAGGGTCAGTTGTAG
- a CDS encoding ArsR/SmtB family transcription factor translates to MAADELANLAGLLADRTRARFLLTLMDGRAWTSGELAKAADVSQSTASEHLSRLVRAGVLTERRQGRHRYVQLAGPREADLLEHLLAYLGPVAPERGLRAATASAALARGRTCYDHLAGRLGVAITDAMVGRRLLDESFALTPAGSAWLNGLGADGGTDGCKDFGADFGTTRRPLAKACLDWTERRSHLAGAAGAYLCAHLHDRGWVRRSGTGRAVAVTDTGRDALADLLGLSAL, encoded by the coding sequence ATGGCCGCCGACGAACTAGCGAACCTGGCCGGGCTGCTCGCCGACCGCACCCGCGCGCGGTTCCTGCTGACCCTGATGGACGGCCGCGCCTGGACCTCCGGCGAGCTGGCCAAGGCCGCCGACGTCTCCCAGTCCACCGCGAGCGAGCACCTGAGCCGGTTGGTGCGGGCGGGCGTGCTCACCGAGCGCCGCCAGGGCCGGCACCGCTACGTCCAGCTCGCCGGCCCGCGCGAGGCCGACCTGCTGGAGCACCTGCTGGCCTACCTCGGCCCGGTCGCGCCCGAGCGGGGCCTCAGGGCGGCGACCGCGTCGGCGGCGCTGGCCCGGGGCCGCACCTGCTACGACCACCTGGCCGGGCGCCTGGGCGTGGCCATCACCGACGCCATGGTCGGCCGCCGGCTGCTCGACGAGTCGTTCGCGCTCACCCCGGCGGGCTCGGCGTGGCTGAACGGGCTCGGCGCGGATGGCGGCACGGATGGCTGCAAAGACTTCGGCGCGGACTTCGGCACCACCCGCCGGCCGCTCGCGAAGGCGTGCCTGGACTGGACCGAGCGCCGCTCGCACCTGGCCGGCGCGGCGGGCGCGTACCTCTGCGCCCACCTGCACGACCGGGGCTGGGTCCGCCGGTCCGGCACGGGCCGCGCGGTCGCAGTCACCGACACCGGCCGCGACGCCCTGGCCGACCTGCTGGGGCTCTCAGCCCTGTAG
- a CDS encoding isocitrate lyase/PEP mutase family protein — MEHEVLLDPAHTVPPVPYAERGVAWLRFHVARFSEGADHVRRRDLAVSRLSTVDLAALRRPGHAVAKLACALGLPRTVVPDVAVVARSYQPHTPVTDAADEAVRRLVAVCGGAWDEETAALIGLLVQASAAMEALIAGKEPPVPATRRIAPDGAEVLVDLAEVPFGAGRHGCPAREHAQALAEGTFHRLHHGPEPLVLPNAWDFASAAALVQAGFTAIGTTSLGVASAAGIPDAAGVAREETLALARKLVRLPVPVTVDVEAGFGDVRGLAAELADLGVAGVNIEDGRGDGLADPVEQAELVRAFKETAPHLFVNARVDTHWLHVDQGSTVERALRYVEAGADGIFVPGLVDPAEITAVVAAVPVPLNVLAQRDIRELAELGVRRVSTGSLLFRAALHATVATAQAVRDGAPVGEVPGYDEVQRLSEL, encoded by the coding sequence ATGGAACACGAGGTGCTGCTCGACCCGGCCCACACCGTCCCGCCCGTGCCGTACGCCGAGCGTGGCGTGGCGTGGTTGCGCTTCCACGTGGCCCGGTTCAGCGAGGGTGCCGACCATGTGCGGCGACGCGATCTGGCGGTGTCCCGATTGTCCACTGTGGATCTTGCTGCGTTGCGACGCCCAGGGCACGCGGTTGCGAAGTTGGCTTGCGCGTTGGGATTGCCGCGCACGGTCGTGCCGGACGTGGCCGTGGTGGCGCGGTCGTACCAGCCGCACACGCCGGTGACCGACGCCGCGGACGAGGCCGTGCGGCGGTTGGTCGCCGTGTGCGGCGGGGCGTGGGACGAGGAGACCGCCGCGCTGATCGGGTTGCTGGTGCAGGCCAGCGCCGCGATGGAGGCACTGATCGCGGGCAAGGAGCCGCCGGTGCCGGCCACCCGCCGGATCGCGCCGGACGGAGCGGAGGTGCTCGTGGACCTGGCGGAGGTCCCGTTCGGTGCGGGCCGGCACGGGTGTCCCGCGCGCGAGCACGCTCAGGCGTTGGCCGAGGGGACCTTCCACCGCCTGCACCACGGCCCGGAACCGTTGGTGCTGCCCAACGCGTGGGACTTCGCGTCGGCGGCAGCGTTGGTGCAGGCCGGTTTCACGGCCATCGGCACGACCAGCCTCGGCGTCGCGTCGGCGGCCGGCATCCCGGACGCGGCCGGCGTGGCACGCGAGGAAACCCTCGCCCTGGCCCGGAAACTGGTGCGCCTGCCGGTCCCGGTGACGGTCGACGTGGAGGCCGGGTTCGGCGACGTGCGCGGGCTGGCGGCGGAACTGGCCGACCTCGGGGTGGCGGGCGTGAACATCGAGGACGGGCGCGGCGACGGCCTGGCGGACCCGGTGGAACAGGCGGAGCTGGTGCGCGCGTTCAAGGAGACCGCGCCCCATCTTTTCGTCAACGCCCGCGTGGACACGCACTGGCTGCACGTGGACCAGGGGAGCACGGTGGAACGCGCGCTGCGGTACGTCGAGGCGGGGGCGGACGGGATCTTCGTGCCGGGTTTGGTCGATCCGGCGGAGATCACGGCGGTGGTCGCGGCGGTGCCGGTGCCGCTGAACGTGCTGGCACAGCGTGACATCCGCGAGTTGGCAGAACTGGGCGTACGGCGGGTCAGCACCGGCTCACTGCTGTTCCGCGCCGCCCTGCACGCGACCGTGGCCACCGCGCAGGCGGTGCGCGACGGTGCCCCCGTGGGCGAGGTTCCCGGGTACGACGAGGTGCAGCGGCTGTCCGAGCTGTAG
- a CDS encoding serine hydrolase domain-containing protein, whose protein sequence is MGKRGIALAAVAGLAGLGIGGTAVAEPASAGPGVDRQVVQRAAEKMAGEGGAAGVQIRVVDGRDRFTARAGVAEWGTTKPVPADGRFRAGSITKTFVATVVLQLVGEGRVGLDQPVGRYLPGLLPDGDEITVRMVLQHTSGLYNYTASLPLDPAGFETIRYQRWTPQEILAIATSKPLDFPPGTAFNYSNTNYAVAALLVEKITGKPYENAVSQRILRPLGLRATSLPGHRLDIPGPHAHGYYSVAGEVVDVTRLNPSVAYGSGELISSTADLDRFIDALLDGRLLKPAQQAELHKALPFSRGYGLGLEQNVLPCGVTVYGHGGGIPGYSSFMGSTKDTKTRLQASFTQSPEEGNGQGWDEVLTEVFC, encoded by the coding sequence ATGGGCAAGAGGGGCATCGCCCTGGCCGCGGTCGCGGGACTGGCCGGGCTGGGCATCGGGGGGACGGCGGTCGCGGAACCCGCGTCCGCCGGGCCGGGGGTCGATCGGCAGGTCGTGCAGCGCGCGGCGGAGAAGATGGCCGGTGAGGGCGGCGCGGCGGGCGTCCAGATCCGGGTCGTGGACGGTCGGGACCGGTTCACCGCGCGGGCCGGCGTGGCCGAGTGGGGCACCACCAAGCCGGTGCCGGCCGACGGGCGGTTCCGGGCGGGCAGCATCACCAAGACGTTCGTCGCGACCGTCGTGCTGCAACTGGTCGGCGAAGGCCGGGTGGGGCTGGACCAGCCGGTCGGCCGGTACCTGCCGGGCCTGCTGCCCGACGGTGACGAGATCACCGTGCGGATGGTGTTGCAGCACACCAGCGGGCTGTACAACTACACGGCCTCGCTGCCGCTGGACCCGGCCGGGTTCGAGACGATCCGCTACCAGCGGTGGACGCCGCAGGAAATCCTCGCGATCGCGACCTCAAAACCGCTGGACTTCCCGCCCGGCACCGCCTTCAACTACTCCAACACCAACTACGCCGTGGCGGCCCTGCTGGTCGAGAAGATCACCGGGAAGCCCTACGAGAACGCGGTGTCGCAGCGCATCCTGCGCCCGCTCGGGCTGCGTGCCACGTCCCTGCCGGGGCACCGGCTGGACATCCCCGGCCCGCACGCCCACGGCTACTACTCCGTGGCCGGCGAGGTCGTGGACGTCACCAGGCTGAACCCGTCGGTCGCCTACGGGTCCGGCGAGCTGATCTCCAGCACCGCCGACCTGGACCGGTTCATCGACGCCCTGCTCGACGGGCGGCTGCTCAAGCCCGCCCAGCAGGCCGAGTTGCACAAGGCGCTGCCGTTCAGCCGGGGCTACGGCCTCGGGCTGGAGCAGAACGTGCTCCCGTGCGGGGTGACCGTCTACGGCCACGGCGGCGGGATCCCGGGCTACTCCAGCTTCATGGGCAGCACGAAGGACACCAAGACCCGGTTGCAGGCGTCCTTCACGCAGTCGCCCGAGGAGGGCAACGGCCAGGGCTGGGACGAGGTGCTCACCGAGGTGTTCTGCTGA
- a CDS encoding ROK family transcriptional regulator, with protein sequence MPNLRFLRGYNDAVVLGLARSGAVTRVDLAERSGLTPQAVSKVVGRLIADGLLVESGTRNVGVGKPRTLLKLVADSRLALGAQVERDELRVVLTDLAGDVLDRAVAPLPADFAPETFVAELARLVDPLRDERLLGVGIGFVGPLDHRTGVVHDATALPKWHDVPLRELAEHRLGLPVVVDKDTNAAIVAESWRRGEEWRDAVLVLVGTGVGVGLLLDGRVHRGARTNAGEYGHTTIRLDGPRCVCGRTGCVEAVHNLAARAGDLAAATAVVGTAVADLVQLLDVDHVVLAGRAVLAEPEAYLAGVRAALPTAQWLPVAVGVTPLADDVVAAGAAMLVLSEFYGRPR encoded by the coding sequence GTGCCGAACTTGCGCTTCCTGCGCGGCTACAACGACGCGGTGGTGCTGGGCCTGGCCAGGTCCGGTGCCGTGACCAGGGTCGACCTCGCCGAGCGCAGCGGGCTCACGCCCCAGGCGGTGTCCAAGGTCGTCGGCCGGCTGATCGCCGACGGCCTGCTGGTCGAGTCCGGCACCCGCAACGTCGGCGTCGGCAAGCCGCGCACCCTGCTCAAACTCGTGGCCGACAGCCGGCTCGCGCTCGGCGCGCAGGTCGAGCGGGACGAACTGCGGGTCGTGCTCACCGACCTGGCGGGCGACGTGCTGGACCGCGCGGTCGCGCCGCTGCCCGCCGACTTCGCCCCGGAGACCTTCGTCGCGGAGCTGGCCCGGCTGGTCGACCCGCTGCGCGACGAGCGGCTGCTCGGCGTCGGCATCGGGTTCGTCGGGCCGCTGGACCACCGCACCGGCGTCGTCCACGACGCCACGGCCCTGCCGAAGTGGCACGACGTGCCGCTGCGCGAACTCGCCGAGCACCGCCTCGGGCTGCCGGTCGTGGTCGACAAGGACACCAACGCGGCGATCGTGGCCGAGTCGTGGCGGCGCGGCGAGGAGTGGCGCGACGCCGTCCTGGTGCTGGTCGGCACCGGCGTCGGCGTCGGCCTGCTGCTCGACGGCCGGGTCCACCGGGGCGCGCGGACCAACGCCGGCGAGTACGGGCACACCACCATCCGGCTCGACGGGCCGCGCTGCGTGTGCGGGCGGACCGGGTGCGTCGAGGCCGTGCACAACCTGGCCGCGCGGGCCGGCGACCTGGCCGCCGCGACGGCCGTCGTGGGCACGGCGGTCGCCGACCTCGTGCAGCTCCTGGACGTGGACCACGTCGTGCTGGCCGGTCGGGCGGTGCTCGCCGAGCCCGAGGCGTACCTGGCCGGCGTGCGGGCCGCGCTGCCCACCGCGCAGTGGCTGCCGGTGGCGGTCGGCGTCACCCCGTTGGCCGATGACGTGGTGGCGGCGGGGGCGGCGATGCTCGTCCTGAGCGAGTTCTACGGGCGTCCCCGGTAA
- a CDS encoding MFS transporter, whose translation MPIYPLYALLFADNGMSDGQISALFAIWSTVAVVAEIPFGALADRFSRRWSLVAAGGLQAAGYALWTAVPGFWSYAAGFVLWGLGGALVSGAMEALLHDALTAVGAGEEFGRLLGRVTAVGLLAQIPAALAATALFSTGGYALVGWVSVATCAGAGLLATRLPETPRGEPESYLATLRSGLVETAAVPAVRRAVLVVALLLGVDALEEYFPLLARDWDVPAALVPLAVLAIPLAGAAGAALNATRVPLVVSLALSALLLGGAGLLHHPAGLALVALSYGLYRMVLVVAETRLQERITGSARATVTSVAGLGSEVAAYGVYAAWVVGGVSLLSLGILAIALLLPWALRSRVPARR comes from the coding sequence GTGCCCATCTACCCCCTGTACGCGCTGCTGTTCGCGGACAACGGGATGTCGGACGGGCAGATCTCCGCGCTGTTCGCCATCTGGTCCACGGTGGCCGTCGTCGCGGAGATCCCGTTCGGAGCGCTCGCCGACCGGTTCTCCCGGCGGTGGTCGCTCGTCGCGGCGGGCGGGTTGCAGGCGGCGGGGTACGCGCTGTGGACGGCCGTGCCCGGTTTCTGGTCGTACGCGGCGGGGTTCGTGCTGTGGGGCCTGGGCGGCGCGCTCGTGTCGGGCGCGATGGAGGCCCTGCTGCACGACGCCCTGACGGCGGTCGGCGCGGGCGAGGAGTTCGGCCGGCTGCTCGGCCGGGTGACGGCGGTGGGCCTGCTGGCGCAGATCCCGGCGGCCCTGGCGGCGACCGCGCTGTTCTCGACCGGCGGGTACGCGCTGGTGGGCTGGGTGAGCGTGGCGACCTGCGCGGGCGCGGGCCTGCTCGCGACCAGGCTGCCCGAGACCCCGCGCGGCGAGCCGGAGAGCTACCTGGCGACCCTGCGCTCGGGCCTGGTCGAGACGGCGGCGGTGCCGGCCGTGCGCCGGGCCGTGCTGGTGGTGGCGCTGCTGCTGGGCGTGGACGCCCTGGAGGAGTACTTCCCCTTGCTGGCCCGGGATTGGGACGTGCCGGCGGCGCTCGTCCCACTGGCCGTGCTGGCGATCCCGTTGGCGGGCGCGGCCGGCGCGGCGCTCAACGCGACCCGCGTGCCACTCGTGGTGTCGCTGGCGCTGTCGGCGCTCCTGCTGGGCGGAGCCGGGCTGCTGCACCACCCGGCGGGCCTGGCCCTGGTCGCCTTGTCGTACGGCCTGTACCGAATGGTGCTGGTCGTGGCGGAGACCCGCTTGCAGGAACGGATCACCGGTTCCGCACGGGCCACCGTCACGTCGGTGGCCGGCCTGGGCAGCGAGGTCGCGGCGTACGGCGTCTACGCGGCGTGGGTGGTCGGCGGGGTCTCGTTGCTGTCACTGGGAATCCTGGCCATCGCCCTGCTGCTGCCGTGGGCGTTGCGCTCGCGCGTCCCGGCGCGGCGTTGA